A genome region from Phycisphaerales bacterium includes the following:
- a CDS encoding metallophosphoesterase family protein has product MTRYALISDIHGNSSALLAVLNRIATLNVDQIICLGDVVGYGPEPERCMDLVTTTCDVCVRGNHDHGIIDPEVSMAFNEVAQCALDMSRECLQSLHIQAIIDMPEFVELEHGILCTHETPSLGEHSYIQDAASAANAFQQSDCRIALVGHTHVPMLFSYDTTLSDKTVSPSDIIAHLPRPHTPLELSPDLRYIANPGSVGQPRDCDPRACFGVLDSDEWTFTIHREEYDIAATQRIFHSAGLPSILADRLAVGA; this is encoded by the coding sequence ATGACCAGATACGCACTCATCTCGGATATCCACGGGAACAGCAGCGCCTTACTTGCGGTGCTCAACCGTATCGCGACCCTGAACGTAGATCAAATCATCTGCCTTGGCGATGTCGTCGGCTACGGTCCAGAGCCAGAACGTTGTATGGATCTCGTAACGACCACTTGTGACGTCTGCGTCCGAGGCAACCATGATCATGGCATCATCGACCCTGAAGTATCAATGGCCTTCAATGAAGTCGCACAGTGCGCGTTGGATATGTCCAGAGAGTGCCTTCAGTCTTTACATATTCAAGCAATCATCGATATGCCCGAGTTTGTTGAGCTAGAGCATGGCATCTTGTGTACACATGAAACACCATCACTAGGTGAACACAGTTACATTCAAGATGCCGCGAGTGCTGCCAATGCATTTCAGCAATCTGATTGTCGAATTGCACTTGTAGGCCATACCCACGTTCCAATGCTTTTCTCATATGACACAACCCTGAGCGACAAGACAGTCTCTCCAAGTGACATTATCGCCCATCTCCCTCGCCCACACACACCATTAGAGTTGAGCCCTGACCTTCGCTACATCGCGAACCCGGGCTCAGTTGGACAACCACGTGATTGTGATCCGCGAGCTTGCTTTGGTGTACTGGATAGCGATGAGTGGACCTTCACAATTCACCGTGAAGAATATGACATAGCAGCCACGCAACGCATCTTTCATTCAGCGGGCCTGCCCAGCATCTTGGCCGATCGCTTGGCTGTTGGCGCCTGA